One Eubacterium sp. 1001713B170207_170306_E7 genomic region harbors:
- a CDS encoding sugar-binding transcriptional regulator produces MEDKNLYIKIAHWYYTLGMTQDEIAKRLSFTRQRVNRIISSLRDMGIVTIKVNGYAQGNVAYEGAIEEHFGLKRVIIAESYDGESNYLPSLANTASQYLEDYLQPGMIIGVSWGETLAATISNLSFKRRSECTVVQMVGAQNIDMDMLKSDEIARSLADKLDSVCYILYAPVIVDHAETKKMLMEERTIQKSYELMRRCDVALFGIGQVSRESTMCKRGLLKVEDIDRLRQDGFIGDVCVNPVTLKGCWQDCFIRDRVISANMDILKNIPNVVAIAGGEDKTEAIIGCLASGVIDTLIIDDMTAERIVKTLGL; encoded by the coding sequence ATGGAAGATAAAAATCTGTATATCAAGATCGCGCACTGGTACTACACCCTGGGCATGACGCAGGATGAGATTGCGAAACGGCTCTCTTTCACAAGACAGCGTGTGAACCGGATCATCAGCTCCCTGAGGGATATGGGCATTGTCACCATAAAGGTCAATGGTTACGCTCAGGGAAATGTGGCGTATGAAGGGGCGATCGAGGAGCATTTTGGTTTAAAAAGAGTAATCATTGCGGAATCGTATGATGGTGAGAGCAACTACCTGCCGTCGCTTGCCAACACGGCCTCCCAGTATCTGGAGGATTACCTCCAGCCAGGTATGATTATTGGGGTATCCTGGGGGGAAACGCTGGCGGCGACCATCTCAAATCTTTCCTTTAAGCGGAGGAGCGAGTGCACGGTGGTGCAGATGGTCGGGGCTCAGAACATTGACATGGATATGTTAAAGTCGGATGAAATCGCCCGGTCGCTGGCGGATAAGCTGGATAGCGTGTGTTACATACTCTACGCGCCTGTTATTGTGGACCATGCGGAGACCAAGAAAATGCTGATGGAGGAGCGGACCATTCAAAAGTCCTATGAGCTCATGCGGCGCTGTGATGTGGCGCTCTTTGGGATTGGGCAGGTGAGCCGTGAATCCACCATGTGCAAGCGTGGTCTGCTGAAAGTTGAGGATATCGACCGCCTGAGGCAGGACGGCTTTATTGGGGATGTGTGTGTGAACCCGGTAACTCTTAAAGGCTGCTGGCAGGATTGTTTTATTCGTGACCGCGTTATCAGTGCGAATATGGACATTCTGAAAAATATTCCGAATGTGGTGGCCATCGCCGGAGGAGAGGATAAGACGGAAGCTATTATCGGCTGTCTGGCCTCCGGGGTCATCGACACGCTCATCATCGACGATATGACAGCAGAACGCATTGTGAAAACTCTTGGTTTATAG
- a CDS encoding FGGY-family carbohydrate kinase produces MKYIIGIDAGTSNVKAVLFDVDGNEILVEALENEPIYIGDTDVEQNMNILWEKVALCIKMLMENGPAKADDILGIGVTGQGEGIWLMDENGEPVQDAILWCDGRAADEVAKVTEDDPKVGEMIFKTTGTPPLTGTQLMLLKWMKNNRKDVLDRAKTMFFCKDWVRYKLTGAINGDMSDTGTSLMDAEKGEVAVEMLKALDLGEYVDLIAPVVISNKIVGNVLDGTAKDLGLNPGTPVVAGAIDVVAAAVGIGAVEDKDICVILGTTCANEIFMKKDDCEFGREGTRLEKHAVGDLFVNLMPTMNGTPNIDWVLNEIALTKDFSKVDIMIKDVPAGSGGVIYHPYISAAGERAPFYHPHAKANFFGISANTKRADLVHAVYEGITLSIKDCLQGADRNSKIFIAGGGAKSSIWAQMISDVTGMEVVVSAGNEFGAKGVAMMAGLAVGEYESYTDAARRTCKSERVYRPRPDQNAIYEDIYTLYKGIRIACESLWTARADVMKTINKRTREN; encoded by the coding sequence ATGAAGTATATTATCGGCATTGATGCGGGGACATCCAATGTAAAGGCAGTTTTGTTTGATGTGGATGGCAATGAAATTTTAGTCGAAGCTTTGGAAAATGAGCCCATTTATATCGGCGATACGGACGTGGAGCAGAACATGAACATTTTGTGGGAAAAGGTTGCCCTTTGCATCAAAATGCTCATGGAAAACGGACCGGCAAAGGCGGACGATATTCTGGGCATCGGCGTTACCGGTCAGGGCGAGGGTATCTGGCTCATGGACGAAAACGGCGAGCCTGTACAGGATGCAATCCTGTGGTGTGACGGCCGCGCTGCCGATGAAGTCGCTAAGGTGACGGAGGATGATCCAAAGGTCGGCGAAATGATTTTCAAAACAACAGGGACACCGCCGTTGACAGGAACACAGCTGATGCTGCTGAAATGGATGAAAAATAACCGCAAGGACGTACTGGACAGGGCAAAAACCATGTTCTTCTGCAAGGACTGGGTGCGCTATAAGCTGACCGGCGCTATCAATGGCGATATGAGCGACACGGGAACCTCCTTAATGGACGCGGAAAAAGGCGAGGTGGCAGTGGAGATGTTAAAGGCACTGGATCTGGGCGAATACGTGGATCTGATTGCCCCGGTGGTCATCTCCAATAAAATTGTCGGAAATGTACTTGACGGCACAGCAAAGGATCTTGGCCTTAACCCGGGGACACCGGTGGTAGCGGGTGCTATTGACGTTGTGGCTGCCGCAGTGGGCATAGGGGCTGTGGAGGACAAAGATATCTGCGTTATTCTGGGCACCACCTGCGCTAATGAAATCTTCATGAAAAAGGATGATTGCGAATTTGGCAGGGAAGGAACCCGTCTCGAAAAACATGCGGTGGGCGATTTGTTTGTCAACCTGATGCCAACCATGAATGGAACGCCGAACATCGACTGGGTACTTAACGAAATTGCCCTGACCAAGGATTTTTCCAAGGTTGATATTATGATTAAGGACGTTCCGGCTGGCAGCGGCGGCGTGATCTATCACCCCTACATCAGTGCAGCGGGTGAACGTGCGCCATTTTATCATCCGCATGCCAAGGCCAACTTCTTCGGTATCAGCGCGAATACCAAGCGCGCAGACCTGGTGCACGCGGTTTACGAAGGGATCACCCTTTCCATTAAAGACTGCCTGCAGGGAGCGGACAGAAACAGTAAAATCTTCATTGCCGGCGGCGGCGCCAAGAGCTCCATCTGGGCGCAGATGATTTCAGATGTCACCGGTATGGAGGTAGTAGTTTCAGCCGGAAATGAGTTCGGCGCTAAGGGAGTCGCCATGATGGCAGGCCTCGCGGTGGGCGAATATGAAAGCTATACCGACGCAGCCCGCAGAACCTGTAAATCTGAACGCGTTTACCGTCCGAGGCCAGACCAGAACGCAATTTACGAAGACATCTACACACTGTACAAAGGCATCCGTATTGCCTGCGAGAGCCTGTGGACAGCCCGTGCCGATGTGATGAAAACCATCAATAAACGTACCCGCGAAAACTAG
- a CDS encoding 2-hydroxyacid dehydrogenase, with protein MKIFFTAEYDEEQLKPLYEMGEVVKDGWAIGLPKMQEEELMEKSADADIIITSYDDITRPVIENAPNLKLIACTRATPVNVDMDAAKEHGIPVIYTPGRNSDTTAEMTIGLMLAVARKIPMAYKALKEGRFTADPNTQKVTKEGLKVDMVWDMEPGSPYMVFKGTQLHGKTLGIVGYGSIGRRVGKIARAFGMELLIYDPFLCPIDLEEVGVKKAEKLEDLMKNADFITCHMKITPETTGIISREMIALMKPTAYFINSSRGAILDEEALIDALREKRIAGAAFDVYEKEPIASNHPYITELDNVVITPHIAGATGDVLVNHTKQIVADVQRFSEGRRMLYEYR; from the coding sequence ATGAAAATTTTTTTTACTGCAGAATACGATGAAGAACAGTTAAAGCCATTATACGAAATGGGTGAAGTGGTAAAGGACGGCTGGGCCATTGGGCTGCCAAAAATGCAGGAGGAGGAGCTGATGGAAAAGTCTGCCGACGCGGATATCATTATCACAAGCTACGACGACATTACACGGCCTGTCATTGAAAACGCCCCGAACCTCAAGCTTATCGCCTGTACCCGCGCCACCCCGGTCAACGTTGATATGGATGCAGCAAAAGAACATGGTATCCCCGTTATCTATACACCGGGACGTAATTCCGACACCACCGCAGAGATGACCATAGGCCTCATGCTTGCCGTTGCCAGAAAAATTCCGATGGCCTACAAAGCCTTAAAGGAAGGCAGATTTACCGCGGACCCCAATACCCAGAAGGTGACCAAAGAAGGCCTGAAGGTCGATATGGTCTGGGATATGGAACCCGGTTCACCTTATATGGTCTTTAAGGGGACCCAACTTCACGGCAAGACCCTGGGGATCGTTGGTTATGGCAGTATTGGCCGCCGTGTGGGCAAAATCGCCCGGGCCTTTGGCATGGAGCTGCTGATTTATGACCCGTTTCTCTGTCCTATCGATCTGGAGGAGGTCGGCGTTAAAAAAGCAGAAAAACTGGAAGACTTGATGAAAAACGCGGACTTTATCACCTGCCACATGAAGATCACTCCGGAGACCACAGGCATTATCAGCCGTGAAATGATTGCCCTGATGAAACCAACTGCTTACTTTATCAACAGCTCCAGAGGTGCGATCCTTGATGAGGAAGCCCTGATCGACGCACTCCGCGAAAAACGGATTGCCGGAGCGGCCTTCGACGTTTACGAAAAGGAGCCCATTGCCAGCAACCATCCATATATCACCGAGCTCGACAATGTGGTTATCACACCGCATATTGCCGGCGCCACCGGCGACGTTCTCGTGAACCATACCAAACAGATCGTCGCCGATGTACAGCGCTTTTCAGAAGGCCGCCGAATGCTGTACGAATACCGTTAA
- a CDS encoding L-fuculose-phosphate aldolase → MLLQKEREDVVKYCQMLITHGLTKGTGGNISILNREEGLFAISPSGIDYFETEPEDIVVMNLKGEIVDGVRKPSSEHELHRIFYTDRDDIASVVHTHSVYSTVLATIREGLPASSYLVAFSGYDVRCAEYASYGSVELAKNTFEAMKDRNAAFMANHGLIAGGSDILNAFNIVEQIEQCAEVYVKARAIGTPVLLDQDEMTRMIDSFNNSYGQRKAKKDL, encoded by the coding sequence ATGTTACTGCAAAAAGAAAGAGAAGACGTTGTTAAATACTGCCAGATGCTGATCACCCACGGATTAACCAAGGGAACGGGTGGAAACATCAGTATTTTAAACCGGGAAGAAGGCCTGTTCGCCATCAGCCCAAGCGGTATCGACTATTTTGAAACTGAGCCTGAGGACATTGTTGTCATGAACCTGAAGGGAGAAATCGTGGACGGTGTGCGTAAGCCCTCCAGCGAGCATGAGCTGCACCGCATTTTCTATACCGACCGTGACGACATCGCCTCAGTGGTTCACACCCACTCAGTTTATAGCACCGTACTGGCAACCATCCGTGAGGGTTTGCCGGCATCCAGCTACCTGGTGGCCTTCTCAGGCTACGATGTCCGATGCGCCGAGTACGCCTCCTACGGAAGCGTTGAGCTGGCGAAAAACACCTTTGAAGCCATGAAAGACCGAAACGCTGCCTTCATGGCTAACCATGGACTTATTGCCGGGGGCAGCGATATCCTCAATGCTTTTAACATTGTGGAACAGATCGAACAATGCGCAGAAGTTTACGTTAAGGCCAGAGCTATCGGCACACCCGTGCTTTTGGATCAAGACGAGATGACACGCATGATCGACAGCTTCAATAACTCCTACGGCCAGCGTAAAGCCAAAAAAGACCTGTAG
- a CDS encoding class II aldolase/adducin family protein yields MEYAKERQDIVDACRWLEANEMVIGTWGNVSMRLDAGKLLVTPSRVSFTDIYPEDLVVVNGDGCKVEGVWYPSSEVHIHRLIYAKRGDVNAIIQCYPTYASAMCASQQGIPPIFEEMSQLIGGGIPVTPEYINAGQHRRLAEAVIETIGQKNAILIRNHAPMCFGRDMTEALTCCKVTEKAAKSYLALKGGVDVAVIPDEMVEAERERYLNKYGHEGCEE; encoded by the coding sequence ATGGAATACGCAAAGGAAAGACAGGATATCGTGGACGCCTGCCGGTGGCTGGAGGCCAACGAGATGGTCATTGGTACCTGGGGCAATGTCAGTATGCGCCTGGATGCGGGAAAACTGCTGGTGACCCCGAGCCGGGTATCCTTCACGGATATTTATCCTGAGGACCTGGTGGTCGTAAACGGTGATGGCTGTAAGGTGGAGGGCGTATGGTACCCAAGCTCTGAGGTACATATTCACCGTCTTATCTACGCCAAACGTGGGGATGTCAACGCCATTATCCAGTGTTATCCCACCTATGCTTCGGCTATGTGCGCCTCCCAACAGGGGATTCCTCCGATTTTTGAGGAGATGAGCCAGCTCATCGGCGGCGGTATTCCGGTAACGCCTGAATACATTAATGCCGGACAGCACCGGAGGCTGGCAGAGGCTGTCATCGAAACCATTGGTCAGAAAAACGCCATCCTGATCCGTAACCACGCGCCCATGTGCTTTGGCCGCGACATGACCGAGGCACTCACCTGCTGTAAGGTCACCGAGAAGGCGGCCAAATCCTACCTGGCCCTGAAGGGCGGCGTGGACGTGGCCGTGATTCCCGACGAAATGGTCGAAGCCGAACGTGAGCGTTACCTGAACAAATACGGGCACGAGGGCTGTGAGGAGTGA
- a CDS encoding collagen binding domain-containing protein yields the protein MKKIVSVVLSLMMILQFSLPQAAFAQENDSAQKEASGLVAAGKVEEEAPEAEQPEQAADTEAQPGKNAESTAILLEAAEKAPAPAETESQPKTGGRDIKEIFQALGYSEADSTILTGMTVAYYDEDGKQVAEPTIDDTVRFDITFALPEDVRAQMQAGDYYQFELPDNIKIANNVSIPLIDETGNQYATALVGKDGTVTITFTDEVTKNSDISGNLNFSGGFDKENMTGPGNTIIKIPNEEKLPPTEVVVKPGAGSAIEKNGYFDRNMNPEKVIWKVDINKSMDTVEGAVVTDTLPDGLLLESVAVYQVDVDFDGNVIEGSQTPVDPSEYTVGSDGTVTFKSTIQSACRIEYETRIDPEKKPADGGTLTFKNEAALSGDNISDITTSATVDAEYGKILEKSRENYDSQTQTFSWEIKYNYSEGKIPQNQAVVTDKIGSGMEYVDGSLVLRSVSFGADGSVQIDRTLEEGKDYQLIETADGFKVQFLSDVDYAVQMTYQTKVSGILDENQKYKNEVEIGTGQTDSASGSAKQQGVIKKFVSADQENRKINWSIDVNKNNYTMQDWSLTDTLSPGLFLDESSLVIKNKAGKTLERDRDYTLLYDQTDNHFDIVLIGAYNPTSDSFKITYTTDYDTGVTVFPDGNVYFKNDAVSNWTDTQGGKHSSKDEAEYRPNDYAAYNGFKNGSYNAVDKTITWTVGVNYNSVLLGKPTAIEDPITGNQVFIPGSVKIYHYTVDSKGEPVKGDEMTPDEYDQFRVQEPSAEENILKILFPEGAEGRYLIEFQTTLDGQVIHDSDTYKNTATFTNGRDVHLLEGEVSITNGGKLAAKSGVQDDDGYVQWQVTVNPSQSALSDVQVIDRPSGNQIVDLDSLKVYGAQVDEAGNLTLDQNTVLVQDTDYTVAYAPSPETGEQELTVSFLKDIDRAYFVTYRTKVLLEEGSEQKVRNEVIIKGNNEETVEGGDNQELGVIVNDGGGTVVGKKGSILLEKDSTTTHNPLAGAVFQLYDSNGVRLGAPVTTGSGGQIAFNDLVYGNYILKELKAPDGYNLDPALEQGIMLTVNAESSQKNKIQRLENDPVQVTLVKEDENGNHLAGAVFSLEMKQGENWKPIREETELKTGEDGRLTVEALDEGTYRFTELTAPDGYILNTQPVTFTLTKNGDGVIPALTLSPVQNYQGSPEIIKAGADGRPLAGAAFKLTKDNVTVMEGVITQNDGTAKVSGLAPGVYELVETKAPDGYTLDSTPVIFEIEARAAGRPAAVQIHMVNQEEKPPEVTVTTPPDPDPESQSPGKTPREAGAKAPETGLQLKDGIGASLLLLAAAGIVLWVVTRRKEKR from the coding sequence ATGAAAAAAATAGTGAGTGTAGTCCTATCACTGATGATGATTCTACAATTTTCATTGCCGCAGGCGGCATTTGCCCAGGAAAATGACAGCGCACAGAAAGAGGCATCAGGTCTGGTCGCTGCTGGCAAGGTAGAGGAGGAAGCCCCTGAGGCAGAGCAGCCTGAACAGGCAGCAGATACCGAGGCGCAGCCCGGGAAGAACGCAGAGTCCACCGCCATACTGCTTGAAGCGGCAGAAAAGGCACCGGCTCCAGCAGAGACGGAAAGCCAGCCTAAAACGGGCGGACGGGATATCAAAGAAATTTTTCAGGCGCTGGGTTACAGTGAGGCGGACAGCACCATCCTGACAGGAATGACTGTGGCTTATTATGACGAGGATGGAAAACAGGTGGCAGAGCCTACCATTGACGATACCGTACGATTCGATATTACCTTTGCCCTGCCAGAGGATGTCCGTGCTCAGATGCAGGCCGGTGATTATTATCAGTTTGAGCTGCCGGACAATATCAAAATTGCCAATAATGTCAGCATTCCGCTTATCGACGAGACGGGAAACCAGTACGCCACCGCATTAGTAGGTAAGGACGGTACGGTCACCATCACCTTTACTGACGAAGTGACGAAAAACAGCGACATCAGCGGAAACCTCAATTTTTCAGGCGGATTTGATAAGGAAAACATGACAGGTCCTGGCAATACGATCATCAAGATCCCAAATGAGGAAAAGCTGCCGCCCACAGAGGTGGTGGTTAAGCCAGGTGCCGGGAGCGCCATTGAAAAAAATGGCTATTTTGATCGAAATATGAACCCCGAAAAGGTTATCTGGAAGGTAGACATCAATAAAAGCATGGATACGGTGGAGGGTGCGGTCGTCACCGATACCCTGCCGGACGGACTTTTACTGGAAAGTGTGGCAGTTTATCAGGTTGATGTTGACTTTGACGGTAATGTCATCGAGGGCAGCCAGACTCCTGTGGATCCATCTGAATATACCGTTGGGAGTGACGGCACCGTCACATTTAAAAGCACTATTCAGTCTGCCTGCCGTATTGAGTATGAAACCCGTATTGACCCCGAAAAGAAGCCTGCGGACGGTGGTACGCTCACCTTTAAGAATGAGGCGGCCCTGAGCGGAGACAACATTTCGGATATTACGACAAGCGCCACTGTGGATGCCGAATATGGTAAGATTCTTGAAAAAAGCCGGGAGAACTACGATTCTCAGACACAGACCTTCAGCTGGGAGATCAAGTACAATTACAGCGAGGGAAAAATTCCGCAGAATCAAGCTGTAGTGACCGACAAAATCGGCAGCGGCATGGAATATGTAGACGGCAGTCTGGTGCTCCGGTCGGTCAGCTTTGGTGCTGACGGCAGCGTCCAGATAGACCGGACGTTGGAGGAGGGGAAAGATTACCAGCTCATAGAAACAGCGGACGGCTTTAAGGTCCAATTTCTAAGCGATGTGGATTATGCGGTTCAGATGACCTATCAGACCAAGGTCTCCGGCATACTGGACGAAAATCAGAAATATAAAAATGAAGTTGAAATTGGCACTGGGCAGACGGACAGCGCAAGTGGCAGCGCCAAACAACAGGGCGTCATCAAAAAATTTGTCTCTGCCGACCAGGAAAACAGAAAGATTAACTGGTCCATCGATGTCAATAAAAACAACTACACCATGCAGGACTGGTCCCTCACTGACACTCTGAGTCCAGGTCTATTTCTGGATGAATCGTCGCTGGTGATTAAAAATAAGGCTGGAAAGACACTGGAGCGAGACAGGGATTATACCCTGCTCTATGACCAGACCGACAACCATTTTGACATCGTTCTGATTGGTGCCTATAATCCCACAAGTGACAGCTTTAAGATCACCTATACTACAGACTATGACACTGGTGTAACGGTATTTCCGGATGGCAATGTCTATTTTAAGAACGACGCTGTCTCGAACTGGACCGATACCCAGGGTGGAAAACACAGCAGTAAGGATGAGGCCGAATACCGGCCCAATGACTACGCAGCCTATAACGGCTTTAAAAATGGCAGCTACAATGCCGTCGATAAAACCATCACCTGGACCGTGGGGGTCAATTATAACAGTGTCCTGCTTGGGAAGCCGACCGCCATTGAAGACCCCATCACCGGCAATCAGGTATTTATTCCCGGGTCTGTCAAAATTTACCACTACACAGTAGACAGCAAGGGTGAGCCAGTAAAAGGGGATGAAATGACGCCTGATGAATATGATCAGTTTCGGGTTCAGGAGCCCAGCGCTGAGGAAAATATCCTGAAGATACTGTTTCCAGAAGGCGCTGAGGGCCGTTATCTTATTGAGTTCCAGACTACTTTAGACGGACAGGTTATACACGACAGTGATACCTATAAAAACACCGCAACCTTTACAAACGGACGCGATGTCCATCTGCTGGAGGGCGAGGTGTCCATCACCAACGGTGGTAAGCTGGCCGCTAAATCCGGCGTTCAGGACGATGATGGCTACGTTCAGTGGCAGGTCACTGTGAACCCCAGTCAGTCCGCGCTCAGCGATGTTCAGGTTATTGACCGCCCCTCAGGCAACCAGATCGTTGACCTTGATTCGCTGAAGGTATATGGCGCTCAGGTAGATGAAGCCGGAAATCTGACTCTGGACCAGAATACTGTGCTGGTTCAGGACACGGATTACACTGTGGCCTATGCTCCCAGCCCGGAAACCGGTGAACAGGAGCTCACAGTGAGCTTTTTGAAGGATATTGACCGCGCATACTTTGTCACCTACCGAACGAAGGTGCTGCTAGAGGAAGGCAGTGAGCAGAAGGTGCGCAATGAAGTTATCATAAAGGGCAATAATGAGGAAACCGTCGAGGGTGGCGACAACCAGGAGCTGGGCGTTATCGTCAATGATGGTGGTGGAACCGTTGTGGGCAAAAAAGGCAGTATTCTGCTGGAAAAGGACAGCACTACCACCCACAACCCGCTGGCCGGAGCCGTATTCCAGCTCTATGACAGCAACGGCGTACGGCTGGGCGCCCCTGTGACCACTGGGAGCGGCGGGCAGATCGCCTTTAACGACCTGGTCTACGGCAATTACATTTTAAAAGAGCTGAAGGCGCCGGATGGCTATAACCTGGATCCCGCACTGGAACAGGGAATTATGCTCACTGTCAATGCGGAGAGCAGCCAGAAGAACAAGATACAGCGTTTAGAGAACGATCCTGTCCAGGTCACCCTGGTCAAGGAGGACGAGAACGGCAATCACCTTGCAGGCGCGGTATTCAGCCTTGAAATGAAACAGGGCGAAAACTGGAAGCCCATTCGAGAAGAAACCGAGCTGAAAACCGGAGAAGACGGACGTCTGACCGTGGAAGCTCTGGATGAAGGCACCTACCGGTTTACAGAACTAACGGCCCCGGACGGCTATATTCTGAACACGCAGCCTGTGACCTTTACCCTGACCAAAAACGGGGATGGTGTGATACCAGCCCTGACCCTGAGTCCGGTACAGAATTATCAGGGCAGCCCTGAAATTATAAAGGCTGGCGCGGATGGCCGCCCACTCGCGGGCGCAGCCTTTAAACTGACAAAAGACAATGTAACCGTAATGGAGGGGGTGATCACCCAAAATGACGGAACGGCCAAGGTCAGCGGGCTGGCCCCCGGCGTCTACGAGCTGGTGGAAACCAAAGCCCCAGACGGCTATACGCTTGACAGCACTCCCGTCATTTTCGAGATTGAAGCGCGTGCGGCAGGACGGCCAGCGGCTGTACAGATACACATGGTCAACCAAGAGGAAAAACCACCGGAGGTTACTGTAACAACCCCGCCGGACCCGGATCCGGAATCCCAGAGCCCTGGGAAGACGCCTCGTGAGGCGGGTGCAAAAGCCCCGGAAACCGGCCTTCAGTTGAAAGACGGCATCGGTGCGTCCCTGTTGCTGCTGGCAGCCGCAGGCATTGTCCTCTGGGTGGTGACCAGACGGAAGGAAAAACGTTAA